The Spirochaetota bacterium genomic sequence TTCTCTAAAAATGTTAGGAGACCCCAATTATTCTCTGTTGCGACTTGAGGAAGCAATAAACCTGACCTATTACCTTGGGATATTATCAAACCATCCCTTCCTACTACAATACTTGAGATACTCCTTATCTCTTCAATCGGGGATAGTATCGATATCTCTATATCTATACTATTAAACTCCTCCTCTGTTAAATTAGGAAATCTTGGGTCTTCAAATGCAGAGGACCTGGCTGTATTTATGATCGTTTCCGGGATTGACTCTAAGCCTTTAATATAACCCATACATCCTCGTAACATCCCAGCCTTATGAATAGTAACAAAGGCTCCGCATTTTATTGAAAAGATATCTTCGGAGAATTCATCCCGATCAACCTCTAATGATTTCTTCTCTTTAAGGTATACATAAATCGCTTTTCGTGCAAGCCTTAATAATTTAATTTGCTGTTCTTTATTAAGCTCTTTCACTCTACCCCTCCATAAATATTTTTTCCTAATGTTAAAAAAAGGGATGTATCTGATTACAATTTATAAAAAATATGC encodes the following:
- the amrA gene encoding AmmeMemoRadiSam system protein A, with protein sequence MKELNKEQQIKLLRLARKAIYVYLKEKKSLEVDRDEFSEDIFSIKCGAFVTIHKAGMLRGCMGYIKGLESIPETIINTARSSAFEDPRFPNLTEEEFNSIDIEISILSPIEEIRSISSIVVGRDGLIISQGNRSGLLLPQVATENNWGLLTFLENTCYKAGLNKDAWKSSDTNIEKFSAQVFGEKELGL